The Oncorhynchus kisutch isolate 150728-3 linkage group LG10, Okis_V2, whole genome shotgun sequence region ccctccctttctgccctctccccctccccagacAAATATCTGACCTGTGTTTTGGCTGTCTATTCTTAACCTTTGTGTCATTGACTCCATGCTCTCACACACTCTGACCATATCACAATCCTGTTGCCACCGGTGATGATGTGTCCCATTCCTTCCTGTGCATCAGGGCAGATGTTGTTTTGATGGGGAAAACACAGACAGTAGAAGAGCAGGGAGATGAGGGTGGTGGGGTGGATACAGAAAAAAGAGAGTCACTTTCCAATCATGTGTTTTTCTCGGAACATTGAATTAAGCAGCGTGAAAGGGTGGGGGCCTCGGGGGGGTCTGAGGGCGGCTATAGAGATGCCCGAATGAAAGACTCCGTTGTTGGAGGCCGGGAGAAAGagatgaaagaggagagggagatggggagcagCCTCCTCTCCCATCGCCTCCTCACCCTGCGGCCCTCCCTCACTCTGCCCATGTGAGCTTGGGTTCAAACacgaaacccccccccccccccccccccacacacacacacacacacacacacacacacacacacacacacacacacacaaacacacacaaacacacgcgcacacacacacgcgcacacacaacccccccccccccccacacacacacacacacacacacacacacacacacacacacacacaaacacacgcgcacacacacacgcgcacacacacacacacacacacacaaacacacgcgcacacacacacgcgcacacacgcgcacacacacgcacacacacacacacacacacacacacacacacacacacacacacacacacacacacacacacacacacacacacacacacacacacacacacacacacacacacatacacacacacacacacacacccaaccacacacacacagcagagctacatactcacagacacagacagacgtaGTCTTAGACTCCCTCCAAACCGTGTGTCCATAAGATGTAACCTAGATTCAGACGATCTACTGCTACAGCAGCTGACAGACAGCAGCACTCAGTTTCCCAGGTGGTTAGTTGTGTTAATTGATGAAGTCCTGTGTGATTGAGGTCTCGTCAGTTTAACTGCCGTTAGCGACACATTGGATGTAATTCCATTACATGTAAACAGACAGGAGCCGGAGACAAATAACATCAGTGTGAATCCACTTTGATGAACGCATGCTGGACACCAGAATGAAGGGAAAGGGAGAAATGGCCTCAGCAGGTTGTATGTGTTCATCATTAATCAGTATTAGATGGATTCCGTTGGGGAAGTAACGTCTACACCTCAGGCTGTCTTCACATGTGACGTTGTTCTGTATGCAGACTGGGGACAGAAACATGTAACGCCAACAAATGTGTTATGACATTGAAATCCCATTGTAATGAAAACACAGTTTGTACGAAGCCCATTTAATGCAGTGCATCCTGGTCATTATGTACCAGAGAGGGGTTGTTATTCTGCTCCATCTCTTGGATCATCTGGACGCGCTGGTTGAGTCATGGAGAAAACAGATGAGGGATGTATTGGTTGCCAGCTGGCTGTGACATTGTGTTAGAGTAGGTGGAAATATCTTATGTACCTCCCAGTAATTTGTTGGGTAAGAAACTGCCAACGTTTCTCTTTCAGTGATGTTTTTAACCTAATAAATGACTGGGAGGTTATATATATGGAATGTGCAACTCTCTCTGTTTTTGTAGCTTCCAGTTTATtctccgttagtcagcacctctacactaaatcattttctctgggtGCGCGCCAGCTATTGCTTTTTATTTGAAATATGTTTTGTAACAGCAGCTTCAGTAGCAGTGTTTTAATGACTAAGTAATAAGAAAAAGAGAAGCTTTAGAGTTGTCGTTTTTCATTGGGGAAGAAGCTAGTTCCCCCAGGAAGGAATTCTTTAGGGAATCTGTAACCTTACACCTCTAACCGAGCACCTCAGCTGAAAGGACGAGGCAAGTGAAAGAGGATAGCAAGATTGAGATAGATGGGAAATGTGCCGAAATAGTTGTTAGTGAAAGGCCTGGACATACATTTTAATTAAGTTTAACATTTTAAGACAACgtatggaagagaggaggagggagaatgaaAAGTGAATGATGCAAGAGTGAGATAAACGGACGGATTAAAAGTCTAATGTGTTTGAAAATACAATGTAAATACTGACTGAAGAGAGGCAAAAATACTCTTACagggacaggagagaagacagaacGACCGGAACGAAgtgcagacagagaggaacaacaGGAAGCGCTTGAATAGGGTCATTAAAATACGGCACATGGTGATGGGtgagggatgaagaggaagaagaggtcaGGAAGGGGAGATGAGGACGGTCAGGAAAGAGAGATGAGGATggtcaggaaggagagatgaggacggtcaggaaggagagatgagggcGGTCAGGAAGGGGAGATGAGGACggtcaggaaggagagatgagggcggtcaggaaggagagatgaggacggtcaggaaggagagatgaggacggtcaggaaggagagatgaggacggtcaggaaggagagatgaggacggtcaggaaggagagatgaggacggtcaggaaggagagatgaggacggtcaggaaggagagatgaggacggtcaggaaggagagatgaggacGGTCAGGAAGGAGAGCTGGAGAATGAGAAAGGAGGGGAAGGGGATGATGGAGGCAGATACATCCCATAATTAGCATAGTAATGGAGAGTTAAAGGCCACACAATGGGTCACTGTTGAGTCCAAGTTTTTCCATTTGGAGACAATGCACAATAGAGTTGGTATGAGCCCCAAACCACTCTAATACCCAGCATGTAGCCCATCCTCTCTCTTTTACCACCCCAGAGAACACACTCTCTAACTAATAAAGTGGTATTGCCTCAGGGCTTGAAGCTACAAACCAGTCCTCCCcactctgaacattttcatctgctGAGCAAAATGCCTGGCCACTTCTCTAAAGGTTAAGAGGTCCAAATTGTGCATATTTGTATAGATACTGTAAATAGACTGTGTATTCTGAGAAGAGCCGAGGATAGAGAAGATGATAgagaagatagagaagaggatagagcaggggatagagaagaggatagagaagaggatagagaataggATAGAGAAGAGAATAGAGTAGGGGATAgaaaagaggatagagaagaggatagagaagatgatagagaagatagagaagaggatagagaagagaatAGAGTAGGGGATAgaaaagaggatagagaagaggatagagaagatgatagagaagatagagaagaggatagagcaggggatagagaagaggatagagatgaggatagagcaggggatagagaagaggatagagaaggggatagagaagaggatagagaagaggatagagatgaggatagagcaggggatagagaagaggatagagaagaggagagagcaggggatagagaagaggatagagaaggggatagagaagaggatagagcaggggatagagaaggggatagagaagaggatagagaagaggatagagatgaggatagagcaggggatagagaagaggatagagaaggggatagagaagaggatagagaagaggatagatatgaggatagagcaggggatagagaagaggatagagaagaggatagagcaggggatagagaagaggatagagaagaggatagagaagaggatagagcaggggatagagaagaggatagagaagaggatagagaaggggatagagaagaggatagagaagaggatagagaaggggatagagaagaggatagagaagaggatagagcaggggatagagaagaggatagagaagaggatagagaaggggatagagaagaggatagagaagaggatagagaagaggatagagaaggggatagagaagaggatagagaagaggatagagaagaggatagagcaggggatagagaaggggatagagaagaggatagagcaggggatagagaagaggatagagaagaggatagagaagaggatagagaagaggatagagaagaggatagagaaggggatagagaagaggatagagaaggggATGGGGGGACTAATGAAGGAAACGCTGAAAGGGGAAGTGCCTCATTAGCCTGAAGAGGAGGGTCATTTTAACTTACCGGTAATTAAAATCAGGAGAGAGCAATGATCTCATTAAGACAGAGTAACACTCAAACGCAGATGTATGAATAAAATAACTGTCCATGCTGATACAACGACTGGGACAGGGACTTTGGACAAGGGACTTTGGATAAGGGAAGTAAAATGTAGTTGTACACAcagaaaatgtatgcacacatgatTTTAAGTCGCTTAGGATAAAAATGTCTAAATAAGTGTCTAAATAAAAGTGTCTAAATGCTAAATGTCATGttttattataattatattaaGTACCTCTGCACACCTGCTCTGTCTAAGACACGTCTAACTTGGGGGTCATAACAGATATACTGTGTGTTCAGTGACTCAGAGTTCAAAGGACCTGGCAATGTGCCTGGGTTTGTCTGCACCACTATTTGGCCTCTGTGACCCCTATTCAGattccctctctgttctcccaAGAGCAGGTGGGTCCTACCTGAGCGTATCTCTGAAGGTTCCGTAACAGCTCTCTGTGACCCCTATTCAGattccctctctgttctcccaAGACCAGGTGGGTCCTACCTGAGCGTATCTCTGAAGGTTCcgtaacagctctctgtgtcccctATTCAGATTCCCACTCTGTTCTCCCAAGACCAGGTGGGTCCTACCTGAGCGTATCTCTGAAGGTTCCGTAACAGCTCCCTGTGACCCCTATTCAGattccctctctgttctcccaAGACCAGATGGGTAGTACCTGAGCGTATCTCTGAAGGTTCCGTAACAGCTCTCTGTGACCTTATTGCCAGACTCTGGTGCAGAAACCACATTTTTCTTTTGGACGATTGAGTCAGTTTTTCTTCTGTCTTGTGTTGAGGCTGCAACTGTTTCTGGGACTTCATTTCCCACCGTACCATCAGACCCTGACTACCAGAGACGACTCTGTCCTGTCCTTGATTTCCTGCTCCAGACAATCCTTGTAATCAGTAGTGGGCCTCAGATCCCCTTGATACACTCTGTATTTGACCATTTGATGCTTTTCCATTTTCGTTTGGATGTTCTTGTTTTGAAGAGTCCCGCTAGTCGCTTAGTGCAGCATGAGTGATCAGACATAACTGCCTCAGTCTGATAGTTGAGCCAGGgagctgggtgggggggggggtgaacacaCTGGAACAAATCCACCACTAGAGGGAACGCATGCCTCAGTATTCCCTGCTGGAGACCTCGCTGATGGAATCGTGTTCAGAGTCACCTAGTGGCGCAGCACGGGAACAACaactccatccttccatccctttaTTCTCTCCTCACTTCCTGGATTTCCTCCTCTGCATTCAACTGTTTGTTAGTCAGTGCACAAATATTGTTCATATTCTACATGTACAGAGACAGTCAAATAACATACATTATACATATTTATTTTCAACATCAGAAGGTACACAGAAGGAGTAAAGTGCATTCTATGATTTACTCGCTGTTCAAGCTTGTGTTGGTCAGGGAATTTGTCTGTTCTGTTTCGCCACGCACGGCATGTTAATGGAGACGTGCGAGCCGGGAGACTGAGTGGCAGAGATAAATCAATACAATTATTTCAGGAAATAATATGACACAGTTGTTTTACAAACACACGTTGTAAACCAGATATAGTAGCATAATAAAGATTCCTCACCGTCATCGCTCAGCATTTTACTCCATGCTGCTGCTAGCATGTCGACATGTACACACAACCCCTCAAATACAGTACGTTCATTGTAAAAATATAAAGTAGCAGTTGCATTTTGGTGACAATGTTCCCCGTGTGCCTCAACTGTCACAAAGGTCTGGTTATTTGAAAAAGTGCAAGTTTTGACTTGAAAAGCCTACTGTCATACTGAATGcccagcgctctctctctctctctctctctctctctttctctctctctctctctctctctctctctctctctctctctctctctctctctttctctttctctttctctttctctttctctctctctctctctctctctctctctctctctctctctctctctctttctctttctctttctctctctctctctctctctctctctctctctctctctctctctctctctgtctctctctctctctctctctctctctctctctctctgtctctctctctctctctctctctctgttctctctctctctctctctctctcacacagacacacacacgcacaggcacacacacacacatacacattcaagTTTATATAATCTTCAGAAACAATTTTGCAGATGTAAAAATGGCAAAAGTTACTCAAGAACCAGATGTTGTTGGAAAAAGATAAGAGACAAACAGGTGCAGTGTAGTGCAGGAGACAGACAAGAGACATGTGCATCATTCAGACAACTACACACAATAGGAGCTACGGTGCATGAGAAGGGTCAGAAAAAGTATTTGAGTCATTTCATACACAAACCATATGCCAACAAACAAGACAGCGTTGTTTATATTTGACTTAGTGGGAAAGAGATGAAATATAGACACTTTGGAATTCACAAAGATGTTTCTCTATTCAGTCTCTCTAGAATCAACCTTTATGAGATCTCACGTTCTAAAGACGAGTGCTTTCAGATGATTCCCCTAAAGGTGTCTATCGGGAAACGTCTTTAAGGTGACAGGAGAGACCAGATAAGTAACTCATGATAAGTTCTCTACTGATATACACTGAAGAGAGGGACTTTCCATTATGTCACATTCCTGCTCCTTTTGCAACACGAAAACAGGCCTTTAATAAAAAACACCTAGTTCTTTTCTCCAGCAAATGAAGAACTGGATTTTAGACAATAAGTCCCTTCCCTATGATTATTCAATGATTGTTGTTACTACGCACAGTAACAACCGATACATGAGTCATTGATCTATGCTAAAGACACTATGAAAACAATGTGTGTAAATGAGTAAATTAGGGAGAAAAGAGGCTCAGAGGAAAACTTGTCTGGAGAACAATAGTGCAAATAGTAGAAAGCAGCAACCTATCCTGTTGATATAGTATTAGAACCCAAGTATGATTCATATCACATGTCATATCACCAGTCATTTTATCTTTACAGAACACTGGAGAATCATGTCCAAATGAAACAAACTACACAATAAGACTGTGTAGATAAACATCATACCTACCTACTTGAATGTTACTCAAATATTCTGGGTATCTTCCCTGCACATTTCCTCCTGAGACAGTTTCTGTAGCAGAAGTGCTCCTTTGGTCAAATGTCTGTTTATCCTTCATTGCACACGTCTCAACAAGTCATTATTTGTCTCATCCTCAGCTCTCTGCTGGAACTGTCCATCTCTTGGTGTTCCTTTCCTATTACCTCGTTTAAAAGAGTCGCCCGTTCATACAATCTCATGTGTAATTATCTGTCTAGGTGACTGTCCCACAGCCCAACTGAGGTACACGTATGGGTGAGGTGTGCAGAGTAGAACCACTAACCTCAGCCTCCCATTTGGTTCTCTACACAAACAAAAACATGGGTTCAGGTTAAAGTACAAAATAATGCTGGCAAGGCGAAAGGGGTGTAGATCTAGTACTAAATCCAGAGCAAAACGTGCAAAATACAAAAAGGAAGACCTCTCTTCAAGACCTACAGATCGGTATATGTGAATGGAGGGGTTGGGAAGGGTCTGAGGGTGCCATCCCTTTGCCTCAGATTCCTGACTCACTTTTATATGTCAGTGGATCACGAGTAATGGTCGTCTGTAGAATGTCAAAATCCATCTGATTGTCCAAAACACACAGCATGTTGCTGCCGGATGTCATTGTGGCTGTGTCCTGAAACAAATGATGAAAGTCTACAGAAACTGaattcctcctttcctcctccctgtCTTTTCCCTTTTGCCTATCCAATTCATCCTCGTCCTCTCCACAGCTCAGTGCTACCTCATTCTCATAGCAGAAGGCGCTGGGGGAGTGGGGGGTTACGAGGTGCTGGGTGATTCTGGGGCTGGTTGGGAATAGTGAGTGGGAGGAGGCGGATGAGGCAGGCCGGCTGGCCGTCTCACTGAGCTCCTTGGCGCTGCAGTGGGGTGTGGAGGGCACCTCGTAGGTCTTGTGGAAGCGAGAATAGTCCACCTGATACTTGGTTCGGTCCTCAAAGATCACAGGCTCAAacctatgcccccataggatctCCTTGGTCAGATAGGAGCTGCGGGCCTGGGTGGTCATGGCGGTGGCCTCCACCATGCCCTCCAAGATCACTACGATCTCAAAGTCATCAGACTCCAGATCAGCCCGGCTCACAGTGTACAGGGGGCTGTCCTCGTCGATCTCATGGACGATAACCAGAGGAGAAACCAGGAAAAGACGGTCAATGCCTTCGTCGTAGCCTACGTTGAGATCCCTCTGCTCTAGAGGGATAAACTCTCCCTCTGCCGTGACGTAGGGTCGAATGAGCTGTGCCCGCACATGGGCCTCCACGATGTGGCTCCTGCGCAGGTTACCCACCCGCCACATGAGGCACAGCTTGCCATCGCGCAGGGAAATCACAGCGGTTTTTGAGAACAGCAGGGTCTGGTTCCTCTTCTTAGGGCGTGCCATTTTGACCATGATTGTGCCAAGCATGAAGGAGTCAATGATGCAGCCCACTATGGACTGGACCACCACTGTGATCACTGCCACAGGGCACTCCTCAGTGACACAGCGCCACCCATAACCAATGGTGGTCTGGGTCTCGACGGAGAATAGGAAGGCTCCGACGAAGCCCTCCACATGAAGGAGGCATGGCTGCCATGTTTTCTGCACCCCTTCAACTTCACCAACCCCAAGCCCATTCCCTTCCAACCCCGAAGAGGAACTCATTCCAGGGTGCTCATCAAAATCCCCATGGGCTCTGGAAACTGAATAGAAGATTATTCCAAAAAACATCCAGGAGGACAGGAAGGTCGAGCAGAAGAGGAGTAGTAAGTATCTCCAGCGGATGTCCACGCAGGTGGTAAAGATGTCGGCCAGGTAACGTTGTGATTTCTCCTCCATGTTAGAGAACACCACGTTGCAATGCCCATTTTTCTTGACGAAGCGACTTCTTAGTTGGCTCGATCCTGTAGTAGAGATCTTTCCGTTGTAATTGTTCATCCTACGACCTGTGGCTCCTGATATCCTATCTCCTCCGGGTGTGTCACTAGGGGAGAGGAACCGGCTATTTGGCGAGCTGTGGCCGTTGTGGAGCCCAAGTGTGGAGATTTTCAGGCCCTCCTCATCTGTTGCTGCGAAGCTGTACCTGTAGGGTTAACAAAAGGGGAAAGTATGGATAAATAAGGAAATTGACCAGAGTGATGCAAGAGATGTGAGAGTGGTTTGAGAGAGGGTGTAGAACAGGAAGAGTTGAGGTTATAATACATGTCCGTAATCTCATTGGGCTATCTATTCTTACCAGTGTGCCCTACAGGACACAGTGACTATGCATAGCTTGCCAACTCTGCACAGAGACATAATGTATGACTCACATTCTCTCATGCATTAAAGACAGCGCTTAGGAAGGATATGCTGTGAATGAGAAATGTATATATAAGGGTATCCTTCTTGAATGCAAAGGTAGCATGAAATGATGCTTTCTCACTTTCCTCAAGACCATTTGACCTACCTCCGGTGCCCTCCTAATATTGATCAGAccgatctgtctctctccttcggAGAGGATAACCTGGGAAGGTGAGTTGTGTTTAGCTATGTGAGAGGGATTGCGGTCATCACGGGTTTAGGGATTATACATGAGCCAAGTCTCTTGACAGCCTATGTTGACTGGGACATACAGACATTATATTGACCAATTTATAGTGCTCCATTGATCAGGAAACTATATTCAACCATATACTTATTGAATTTTTAATGGCTCCACTATTTTGGTTCCATTCATTTGAATGTACATTGGCGAACTAAGGTTGTCCATTTCCCTGTAATAACACAAATAAGGAGAAGTGTTGTCAGCTTTGGGGACATAAGGTGCGaccagtgatggaaaaagtacccaattgtcatacttgagtaaaagtcaagataccttaatagaaaattactcaagtaaaagtgaaagtcacccagaaaAATACTACTCTagaaaaagtctaaaagtatttggtttcaaatatacttaggtatcaaaaTTAAAAGTAGTTGCTAaattatacttaagtatcaaaattaaaagtataaataatttcaaattccttatattaagaaaaccagacggcaccatttttcttgtttttatttatttacggccagccaggggcacacacacactcagacatcctttacaaacaaagcatgtgtgtttagtgagtccgccagatcagaggcagtaggatgttCTCTTGAAAAGTGTCTgaattcctgtcctgctaagtattTTTGCGTGTCATCGAAAATGTACATTATGTTCATTAGGGatctagtgaagtaaaagttcaaatctaagtaaaaatataaatagtaatatCCCCaaaattacttaagtagtactttaatttttacttaagtactttacgccGCTGGGTATGACAGCTTCCATTCATGGTGTCCTCACCTGTTGGCCCGTGCTGTTCCCATTGGCACCAGTGATCATCAGGTGGTCAGTAGGTCTATAAGTGAGGTGGGAGGCTGGACTCCGCCCTGGCAAGTAGTCTACTGCGAAAGATTTGGTATCGGCATGGCAACTGTCAATGTGTGCATGGACGGCATCCACCGGTGAAGACCACTACAGGGAGAAAGATTTTACATTTTGCCAAGATTCCTACAcagtacaggtgtaggatcttaatttgacctatatAGTCACAGCAAAATGATTCAAACATGTAGTCCATAATGTTACTTGattggtggttaggctattaAAATTAGACTACATGAAAAGTGTAgtactgttaatataactgcaggttttcagtgaatgtatgaaatcacaaagctcatctaCATTTCCTGCTTCTCAGGAAAATTCTCAGCCAAATCAataatgatcaaattaagatcctacatctgtacctgtGCATCACCATATCATTTTGCACAGATTTGGATAACTATCCCTCAACATTCATAACTGATTTAGTGTGAGCATATTTTATTGAGAGAACAATGATTTGATGTGACCTGGTTTTTGGGttacaaatatacagtaccagtcaaaagtttggacacacctactcattcaaggggttttctttcttttttactattttctacattgtagaataataaagatgacatcaaaactatgaaatcaaaactgtctcacaaagacacagcggttagaaccaataatctcaaatttggacaaatcagaccaaagaacagattttcacctgtctaatgtccattactcgtgtttcttggcccaagcaagtattttattattattggtgtcctttagtagtggtttctttgcagcaattcaaccatgaaggcctgattcacacagtctcctctgaacagttgatgttgagatgtgtctgtttgtCACGATCTCTGTCGTCGTGGAAAtaaccggaccaaggtgcagcatggtgagcatacatttattttattgataaatgtcgccaacaaaacaaagaacacgACCATGAAGCTTACTTAGGCTATAATGGCACTAACatagacaactacccacaaatacaaaaggaaaaaaggctgcctaagtatgattcccaatcagagacaacgatagacagctgtccctgattgagaaccatacccggccaaaacatagaaacatgaaCATAGAGttcaccctgaccaaccaaacatagagaataagaatatctctacggtcagggcgtgacactgttacttgaactctgtgaagcatatattcgggctgcaatttctgaggttggtaactctaatgaacatatcctctgcagcaaaggtaactatgggtcttcctttcctgttttatcagtcctcatgagagccagtttcatcataatgcctgatggtttttgtgactgcacttaaagaaacttccaaagttcttgaaatgttctgcattggctgaccttcatgtcttaaagtaatgattgactgtactttctctttggttatttgagctgttcttgccataatatgaacttggtcttttaccaaatagggctatcttctgtgtacctaccttgtcacaacacaacatatttaggcagccatttccccattgtgttttgtgggatcttgtctaggtATAGTTGCGAGCACTATTTTGAGCTTCATGTTTCGTTTGTTCGCTTTATTGTTTTCGCTCTAAGTTTCTCTTCCAAATAAAAcgatggaaacataccacgctgcatcttggtccactccttaTAACAATCGGGACaccaaggcaaagtgtggctaatttgaagaatctcaaatataaaatatattttgatttgtttaacacttttgtgctTACTAtaggattccatatgtgttatttcatagtttgatgtcttcactattattctacaatgtagaaaattgtacaaatgaagaaaaacccttgaatgaataggtgtgtccaaacatttgtctggtactgtatatcttcaAGTAAGAGTTCAGTCCTGAGGTAATACACCTCTGTGGTTGATTGTGTAATTTGTCTCTTTATAGAGGCCAATGTCACAACTGAAAATACACCTGCCATTACTTCATTTTGGCGCTAAATAAAGACTTCAACGAAACAACGTGGTTCCACAATGATCTCCAAATTTCCTAATGTCACGTAATATTAGAAAACCACTCAGGGTTGTTTCTGTCATTACATATCTATGTAAAAGAAATCCCTCTCATAATCCTTGCATGATTTTACCTACAATTCAAAACACTTAGAAATCCAAGATTGAGGTAGTAGTTGTAGCTTTATTTTGTGAAAACATACAAAGGTTGTGTCATTGTGAAGCTTCATCATTTGGGACCTTTACACGACACGGACAGTTTTCCTGACAGATCAACCGCCAGTTGTGAGGATGTATGTGACAGTCCACAAAGCCAAACATGGTTGCCAATGGAATTGTCTGCAAGAACATtgacatatatatacagtggggcaaaaaagtatttagtcagccaccaattgtgcaagttctcccacttaaaaagatgagaggccttaatttccatcataggtacacttcaactatgacagac contains the following coding sequences:
- the LOC109891970 gene encoding inward rectifier potassium channel 4-like produces the protein MNNYNGKISTTGSSQLRSRFVKKNGHCNVVFSNMEEKSQRYLADIFTTCVDIRWRYLLLLFCSTFLSSWMFFGIIFYSVSRAHGDFDEHPGMSSSSGLEGNGLGVGEVEGVQKTWQPCLLHVEGFVGAFLFSVETQTTIGYGWRCVTEECPVAVITVVVQSIVGCIIDSFMLGTIMVKMARPKKRNQTLLFSKTAVISLRDGKLCLMWRVGNLRRSHIVEAHVRAQLIRPYVTAEGEFIPLEQRDLNVGYDEGIDRLFLVSPLVIVHEIDEDSPLYTVSRADLESDDFEIVVILEGMVEATAMTTQARSSYLTKEILWGHRFEPVIFEDRTKYQVDYSRFHKTYEVPSTPHCSAKELSETASRPASSASSHSLFPTSPRITQHLVTPHSPSAFCYENEVALSCGEDEDELDRQKGKDREEERRNSVSVDFHHLFQDTATMTSGSNMLCVLDNQMDFDILQTTITRDPLTYKSESGI